A genomic region of Funiculus sociatus GB2-C1 contains the following coding sequences:
- a CDS encoding IS1/IS1595 family N-terminal zinc-binding domain-containing protein, whose translation MKCPKCNATEVSKNGHRKGRQCYKCKHCGRQFLDHYRPWQYSNDVKQLCLKM comes from the coding sequence ATGAAATGCCCAAAGTGTAACGCAACTGAGGTATCTAAGAACGGTCACCGTAAAGGTAGGCAGTGCTACAAATGCAAGCACTGTGGTCGCCAGTTCCTCGACCATTACCGACCTTGGCAGTATTCCAACGATGTCAAGCAACTGTGTCTGAAAATGT